TCAAAAGATATGCCCGGCTCCTGTTGAAAGAAGTCATGGCGATGGCCAGACCAGACAAACGCAACACCTCCTTCGGGGCTGATTTACCGGGTTGGAGATTAGAGACTGGATCGACTGAAAAAAGGCATAAAAAAACTGCAGGAGGGTATTCCTGCGATAAATAGGAGTAAATAGAATATTACTACACTACCGGAGAGATTGCAACAGTCATTCCACTTCCGACGACCGGTCAGCTTTCTTTTCTTCTCGTTTCTAAGCAAGAACCCGGACACGAAGTGCCGAAACGGAAAAACCCATGCGCAAAGCACCAGAACTATGATTTTCGAGTTATTTCCGGTAGTCGTCCTCGAACTCCTCGATCGTTGCATACCGTTTTACATCGATGCCGTTTTTATCGTACAGCAATTTATACTTTTCCATCGCTTCGTCAAATGCCTTCGCCGATGCTGACAGATCATCGATGTCAAAGTGTTTCATCAGATCCACGGAAACGCCTTCGTACTCTTCGCCCATTTGATCGTAGAAAAACTGGCAGCTGGCTGCCGTCATAAGCGATAGATACTTGCTACCGATTTTCTCGGCCAGCCCCATCTTGTTCTTCCAGTTGGAATAAATTTCCTCGTAAGATCCCTCAAGAGCTTGCCGGTCGAGTTTTTTCTTACTCTGTACTTTGTTTTTGATCGATTCAATTTCATCCTTGATACATTGAATCAGCGATGTTGCCTGCTTCTTGATAGATCGCAGCGAGTCAGCTTCAACGAGTAGATGGTAGTAGATTAGAAAACCGGATGGTAATCTCTGCATCTTTTCGATCTCTTCGGGCCTCCGTTTTACCCCGAGCCTCACATACGATTTATTCATGAGATATACGATCATTTCGCAGTAGTAGATCAGTCTGGCCGACGCATACTTGGCTCTTTCAGGCTTTTCACTCATCATTACGTCTGCGTATGATTTTTTAGCCTCCTCGAAGTGTATTTTAATGTTCTGCAGATCGGACTCGTTCAAAGAGGACGATAGACGTTTGCAGGCAGCGTCGTGAAGCTCCATGAATCTTTGAAGATACCTGTCGTCTGGACAGTAAATGATCTTGAGATCCACCAACCTAGAGATATACGGGTTCGAGTATAGGGCCATTTCTTCAAGTTGCTTCCATGTCGTGCAATAGATATCGTGTGCGACATCGCCCAGAATGAAGCATGAACTGATCTTGTAGCCGTCGGGATCGTTTATCAATATGAACAGATCGAGATCGGACTTTTCATAAATATCGTCCGAGACAAATGAGCCGTAGATACCTATCAGTGCGACCGAACTGGGACAAACGCGCCCTGATTTCTCGATTACGGCCTTGATGATCCTCTCGTTACGAACCAAAAGGTCCTCTTTGATCTTTTTATCCATGAGCAGCCTCCATTTCATAGATTGATGGGAAAGACCGTCCATTACTTGACGGCTAATACGCGCCTCCGGTGGATCGGCGAGTTCGACACAGAGTAATTCTATCAAAATCACCCACAGGAGGAGTGCGAGATGCTAAAACATATAACATCCGGATGTTTATATCGTTGAGTTTCTGGCTTTGCGAGAAGTAAATCCATTAGCCAATAGCGAAGATCTAGCGGACGGGGAATCTGGTTATTCTTACCCGGTCGGTACAATCTATCTTTTTTACTGTACAGTCTGGCTGGGACTACATCTGTACGCGTTCGAATGGAAGAGTTTCGCCGCAGCGTGTATAAGTCATAAATATCTCGCGAAGATCCGGAACAGAATCTTCGAATGCAGGTATGTCGAGGGCGTTGCAAACCTTATCGACTGTCGCAATGTGGGAATAACCAGGTTTTTTTGCTGAGAGATATTGAGAAAGCCAACCGGAAGGGAGTTTACATCAATATGCTCGACTCATTCAAGCATGATTTCTACGTGAAGTTAGAATTCAGCTTGGTTGCACGAGCTTCGAATACACTTTCGACTATTCTCTCCTGTCCGGTGATATGGAAGAGGACAACCTCAAGCTTGTTTCCGGGAGGCTTCTTGAGAAAGGTGAGATGAGAGAATTGATTTTGCAAACCCGCAAAACTCTCTGAGAGACCTTTCGCTATAGCGAAGCTATCGAGATCGACGCTTGTAGTCAGGAGATATTTGACAGGAAGGATCTCTTCAGTACCGCGGCTATTGACAACAGAGGACTGTCCCGCGGAATGATGCTATATGGAAAAAAAGATGATGATCGAGAGTTTCGCCTTCATCGATCTTGCCAGCTTCTAAGCACTGAAGAGATTTCTGCTGGATCACTGAGATCAGATCGCAACTTTTGAAATGCGAAAGATACCGCCAGATTCTCCGGTGGAACTCTTTTTCTCAACTTATGCACTTTGACTTAACCAAAAGAAGGAAATAGGACAGGATCATTGAAAAAGGCATGAAATCATCGTATATTCGTGGTGATCAAACCATACGAAAGGATGATTTCATGCCCACAACGAATATATCACAGATTATCTCGGATGTCATCGATTCAGTTCGCTTCCTACGTATAGAGCAGAGAAGGTTTGTTGAAGGGTGTTCCTGTGCCCTCTTCCTGTCCGCTCATAAGAACACCAGCAGACTGGCCCCCTTCTGTTCTTCTTCTCAGTCATCCATATCGGTAGATAAACTACATCCCACTATGGTACTCGCTCAGAAGAGCCGTCCTTCGGAATAGCGGTTTTTCGTAGCGGAGCTAATAGCTTTGTTCTTCATTTGCAAGAGCAAAAAGCCGTCCTTGGAAGAGTGAAAGAGCAGTTCCTCGTTCTTGGTTCAAGACAGAGGAAAGAGCGGAGATGCCGGATCGATGTCCGGCATGACGGGAAGGGAAGAAAGACCGCGAAAATGGGGACTGACGGGCTCCAGACGTCTGTCCCCGTTTTTCGTGAAGACCGGGATCCTGACTAGGAACATGCCAGGATGACCTGAAGGGGCTGTCATCCTGGACCCCGATCCGGGACCACTCCTTAGAAAACCATGATTCTGAGTCAAGCTCAGAATGACGGGAAGGGAGTAAGACTGTCATCCCGTGGAACCCGCCCTGATGAGCCTGCCCTGAAATGATCTTATTCAGGGATCAAATTCAGGATTCCTATACGGGACCCCGCTCTTTATATACGGGATCTCGCTCTTACCGACGATTTTCGCACTGTTGCTCTTTACCACTCATTACCCATCACACACCACTCACAACCGCTCTTATCATCCCACTATGGTTTTCACTCAACGAGATCGTTTTTTTGAGGATACTTGCGGGAGAGGATCAAACATCAGATCGGATGAATGAAATGGCCTGTTTTGGGCTGTCCGTCAGGAGCTGGACAATTGCGAATTAAGAAGGTCAGAATAAAGATAGTAGCGATAGACCTTCCGTCAAAGGCTCAGAAAGATACTCTCGGAAGTTGCTCTCCGAGAGTATCGTGTGATCGAGCTGTCTTTTCGGAACTTATGTTATATTGATAGTCTAGAAATCGAAGCTCCTCCCATTATTGGGAGTAACGCCATCCCATAGGTATCCGGCCGCTTCGAGAGTTTGGACGACTGTTTTGTAGAACCCCTCTTCAAGCGGGGGAGAGATATAGAATTCGGTTGAGAGTCCGACATACCCAAGCAGATCCCTGTAATAGCTTTTATCACGGTAAATAGTGGCCGTTACGTATGTTCCGGGTACGGGATAGCCATCGTAATCCTGGACACTCATTCTCACAATAAGCTGATGCTGCCAACCGATGCCGGGAAACCATCTATACGCTCTGTCATAATCTATATAGTTTATCTTCATCAGAATCGCCGAGGGGATTTCTATATAGGTCATCTTCACTTTTCCATCGGCACCGTCACCACCATTTTAAGTTCCTCCATTACTGGTTCTATTAGCTCCGCTTCCTCCTCCGCCAGTTATTTGTCCGCTGTTTGAACCGTTATAAACCGGTACCCAGCCGCCGTCGCCTCCGCTTTCGTATCCTCCGGCTCCCTTAGCGTTACCGTTAGAGTCTCCTCCACTGGCAGTTGAGCCTGCACCTCCGCCTCCGCCGTTATCGCCATTTCCGCCCGAATACTTTATATCACCAACGGAGTCATCTATCGATCCACCGGCACCCGGATAGGAGCCTTCATTACCTTTGGGAATATAGGAGCCACCCTTTCCGCCCGCGGCGACTACGAGGTTTTCTCCAAAGATACTGGGTTGACCATCGTTTCCATTATTGTTTCCGATGCCACCGTTTCCACCGCCACCGACTACGATGTTATAGGATGGATCTGTAATGGTCACAACGCTTCTGGCGTAGGCTCCACCGCCTCCGCCGCCCCAGGTTTCAATGAAGACCTTTGTTTGACCTTTATTGCGGAAGAAGTATGTTCCGGGAGAGTCGTATATATCAGTCTTCATCTGCATATTGATCTCGAGTCCATCTTCGACTTTGAATCTGCCTTCAGATGAGATGGTTACGGCCGTACCAAAGTAGTCGTACATGAAGTTGATTCTGTACTTGTAGATATCGTCCGGTAAGGCAAGATCGTTCTCCAGATAATATTCGAGATTGGTGTCGTCTTTCACTTCGAAAGTGCCCGAGAAGGAAAAATCTACGTTTCTTCCTGTATAGGCCGAACGGTGCTTCAACCTGAACCAGTATCTTCCCGACAGAAGGTTTGCCGTCCCCGTCTCGGCGTTATCGTGGTTCAGTGTCGCCACTAGATCTCCTTCTTCCATGTTCGCTTTCGAGTATATTTTGATCTCGAACAGCCCCGTGAGAACCTTCGCGGTAGTTTTGAAATTAACCGCATACTTCTTCGCTTCCATGACGATATCCTGTTCAAGGTTTTTATCAATAACATCAAAATAAACTGCCCAGACTTCATATCCCTGCTTTGAAGCTTCGAAGTAGTAGTAGCCACTCTCAAGATTGATGGACGCTTCGCCATTGATATCCGTAACCAGTGGATCGCCCATTGGAACGTAATCGTAAGATGGCTCGCCCGAGTTCTTATAGAGCTGTATCGATACACCCGCAAGATTGTTTTTCTCTTTGAAGAGGACCCTGTAACCGGTACGCGCGAAGTTCGCGGTAACGGTCGCGTCTTCGGAGGGCATGGTGTAGTTGGTTTCCGCTTCGTCTGGAGATTCAAGAGTGCCGGCCGTCGCCGTCCAGTTTACGAATTCGAAGTTCTCGGCCGGAAGAGCCGTCAGGTAAACCTTCTGACCCGCTTCGTAAGTACCGGCTCCCTCGACCGTTCCACCTGTATCCGGGTTGGACTGCGTGAACAGATGGTGACTTGAATCCCAGCCCTCCCAGGCCGGTTGAGGTACATCCAACTCGACAACACAGCTCAACGCTTCATTAACCCTTATATATAGCTTTTCAGGATAATCGTTCAGCGTCTCGCCTTCGCCATAGGTTAGGGTTATCTCATGGGGCCAATCGGCGGAAGCAAGCTCTGCGCCGGTCAGCGCATATGGGTTTCCCGATGAGAAAGGGCCTTCTTCTCCTCCATAACCTCCGACGAACATGACTCCCGTGTCGGACCAGATTTCGAGTTTCTCTACCTCTGGCGGCAGTTCCGATGCGTTGCCGCTCAAAACAATGTTGTAAGAGGCCATACCCAATCCGTGATACACAATGACGGTATCCAGCGAATCGAAGAGGTCGTTCCAGCTGAGAAAGTTCGTCTTTATTGTTCTATCGCCGCTCACTAAAATCTCATATGTCCTCTCCGTGCTTAGTTCCTGACCATTCTCGGTCCAGTTGCGAAAGTAGTGGCACTCTCCCGGCACCGCTTCTGCCTCCAGAAGGCTTCCGCATAGGTGAGTCGCTTCGTATGTTTCAACGGCCGCTGCTCCGTCGACTTTGATTTTTCCGGCGTCTTGAGGATCGGGATCGATCTTGACCGTATGCTGGCTTGTAGTGAATCTGGCAGTCAAAGTTCGAGACTGGTAGACTACGAAAGCGTAAGGGTTGCTTATACTGACTTCCGTCCCGTTTTCATACCAGCCGACAAAGTCGTAGCAGTTTGCCGGGAAGGCTTCCAACCTGACTTCTTCTGCGTAACGGTGGTCTCCCGCATAAGGTATTGTCACTTCATGATTGTCAACGGTTATCGTCCCCGAATCGGTTGGATCGATATCGACAGCTATCTCGAAATAAGCCAGCCCGTAATTGGCGTAGATGTCGAACTTATGGGGAAACTGCGGGACCTCGCCGGCTGTCAGATGATAGAGCAATGGATCGGCCTCTCCTAGATTGTGTGCTTCTTCCAATCCCGGGTCGTCGTACCAGGCGAGAAAGACGCAATCTACGCCGGGAAAGGCGTCTGCGACAAGGTTGTCAGCCACTCCTTCTGCGCAAAAGCTTCCATGATAGATAACCGAACCGGCGTTGATCTCGGGATTTCCGCAATCCTCTGGAACAGCGTGAAAAATAACCGCGTATAAATAAACGCGGTCCTTAATATCGAATCTTCTGCGAGACTGAACATCAACCGCGGTCGGGCTTATGAGACCACCTCCGATCGCGACTTCATAGTCCATCTTTTTGGCGGCCTCGGGAAATTCGAAATACTTCCAGATGTCCTCTACTCTTAAAAGAAAGGCCGCCTCTTCAACATTTGTCGGATCTTCCGCCCTGAGTATCACCCTGCTTATCTTGTATCTATCCATGGGCGATAGCCCTTCCAGGTAATCCGCGGAGTAAAAGACAAAAAGCCTTTCTCCACCGATATCTGCCGGGCCGAACCATTCAGCATAAGGATAGACGAGAAAGAAACCTTCATCTACCGGAAATGAGCTCGCGGTTATATAGATGCCCGTGCGGCTATCGACAGAACCTGCTACAAATTCATCTTCTTTAGCGGAAATAGAGAACATCTTTCTTGCGAGCTCTTTGCCCTTCGAATCTCTTGCAATGATCGTCAGCTCTTTTATACCACTCTCGACTACGAGATCCTCGATAACTGCCTGCCCCTTTTCAAGCTTAAAATCACCTTGAGATACGAAGCCATCAGCGATGATCTCCAGGCTGACCGCAGCGCCTGTCTTCGAGACAGACAACTCCGCCTTGAATTCATTCTGACTCAACAGCGGCCATTCCGTGACCGGAGTGAATCTGGCATCTATCTCAACCTCTCCCCGGAGCTTTAGACAACCGGATAGCAAAAACAATCCAAAAACAACAGACACGAAGAAAGCCAGAGTGAGCGTTCTTTTCTTCATGGCATACCTACCTCCCCGTTTATAGATCATTACACTCTCGGTACGATCCCAAATCTACTCAATATCCATAACTATCTTTTGTTCATCTAAAAGTGTTTTCTCGAGTACAATGAAGAGAACTGCTAAAAATCCTGATGTTTTTGTTCAATGCTAAAAGTGCAATATGAGACCCTGGTGTCCTCCGTATAGGCGAGAATTGTCGTCTTCTTGACGCCAGGATTAGTGTAGAACTCGGAGAATTGTATCCATCCGGTTTCATCTGGAAAGACTTCGTTCTTTGGGAAAGAGATTTCGTCTCTATCTTTGAAGTCTATTTTTGTTACCCTTTCATTCACTTTGATTCTCACATCGTATTTGCAGCCGGCTATATTTGAGCCCAGCAAAAGAAAATTGACTTCTAGGAAGGCCTTTTCAAATTTCGCCATCAGGTTCTGGCTTTTCTGAATGGTAAAAGTATACTCCCGATCTGCGCTGACTAAGAATCATTCTCTCTGTCATACCAGCCGATAAACATGAAGCATTCAGTTGCATCCGCCGTTATAGTTACATATTCACCCTTCAGATATACACCCGTCCCCGAAAATGTTCCGCTGCTCTGAGGGATAATCGATAACGACAACACAACTGGCTTTATTAAGCAGGAAGTCAGCAAGAATAAGACATACAGCAATAAGATCGCAATCAGTATTTTTCGCATCTATTTTCCCTCCACTCAACAATCTTTCAGAAGCGGAGATTCCAATTCGGCGATGCTTATAGCTGCGAAAATGAACGGCTAGAAAGACATTTCTGGTTCTCGAAAATATAAAGTATTCAAACTAACGACTATATATTTAAACATGATATTATACCATCTCAGCTGTCGAATACAAAGCTACTTCTAAATTTGACATATACGGGGATAGCACGAAGGGATTACAATCCCTTATTCGACACTGGATCGGGTTTTTCTCGGGTTTGTGGTCTCCTATCTGTCTTTATTGCCGATGCCACTGAGCGCCTCGCGCCCAACGTTATCGGCAGATTTAGTAGAATTCCGGCGAGGTGGTATTGCGCGAGTTCTGGAAAGTGTTATCCAGGTACTGCGTAAAAAACTTTCCCGAATTGAAAGATCGTTTTTCGTTTCTAAGATAGAGATCTTTGACTCGTTCACGAAGGGAAATCGCAGGGACGACAGAGATTTGGACATCCGCATAGATAGGGTACCGGGTTTGAAATTCATATGGATCTCACAGAGCGCCCTGAACGCATTTGTACGACGGAATAAGGGTTTTAATCTCTCTTTAATGGACGTTCTTCTATACTGATTTCATATATCTCAGGAGGTCGATAATATGAAGCGAATAATCACTCTTACCCTTCTTCTATTGGTGGCTTTTGGTTTGGTGTTTGCTAACAACGGAAACGGTCCGGGCGATGGCATTTCCGATGGACCGGACGATGGTGCTGGCTATGGTTCTCCGGGAAACGGTCAGGGGGACGGTCCGGGTGGCGGAAAACTCGATTCCAATGAGCGGACGGCGGTATTACCCGCCGTTCGCTCGATTTCCGGAAAGAGTGAACCATTGTTTTTCACGCTATTCAAAGAGTTCATATTTATGATGCAGAATGCGTTCAAAAGCTTCAATTTCTCAGGAGCTGCAATTTTTCATATCGGAGGTCACTAAATATCATCGTGAGGTCTATCGGGGAATTTTTACAATCAGCGTGATTAAAAAATCATTTTAGCCACCTCTCGTTTTTCGCCTTTTCATAGTGAACAGACAAGTCGATTTGCCCCCCTGTCTTTTTAGCAGCCAATCACAAACTACTGCTCATATAAAACAAGCCGCACATCGCGAGTCGATAGCGGCGACTTGACAAATAGCGTGAGGAAATCCTCAACTTCCTGGTCGATTCGCTTATGAAGGACGCAACTACCATCGCAATGGATTTCGTTCACACTGGCATAGTTCAGATGATCAGAGACGGGAAACTAGACATCGAAACCGACAGGCTCCGTTTCATCGACGGCGGAGCGGTCCGTGATTTCTTCAGAAAGGTCATGAATTACTACGAGCGTTCGCTGGATTTCGTGCTGGAAAAAAGAGCCGTCATACGCATACTCATGCTTGAATCTCTCAAGGACAGCAAGCACCACAACGATCTTTTCAGATTTATGGAACTTACGGGCGACGGGGAAGACAACCCCGTATTCAAAACTATCTACGAGGCCGACAGGGATTTCACATATTCGGGAGATATGTCGGTGTTCAAATTTTTCTTCTCTATAATACCGCTGATCAATTTCGCCGCTCATTACGAAGAGTACAAAGCCATTAGCTCGATGAGCGATAGTGAATTGAAAGAATCTTTTCTACGCTCTTTCAAGATAATCTTCGCCTCGCTCATATCGGGAAGCGAGATACTCTTGCGCAACGACAAAACCAGAGATATTTAGAGCTAGATCTGAACCATCGCCTAATGTTTGTGAGTTTTAATTTTGACTGAACGTTCAGTCAATTACGATCGACACCGAGTTAATTTCACACGAGAGGAAGGAGTAAAAGAATATGATACCGCATCATGATAGTCTGACAGAGGTATTGAAACAGCATGAAGTCGATCCAGAAGTGGGGCTTTCATCCGAAGAAGCGGCGCTTCGTCTAAAAAGCCACGGCGAAAACAGATTGAGGGGAGAAAAAAAGAAAGGGAACTTTCGACGTTTTCTCGGGCAGTTCAAAGATATCATGATAATCATACTGATGGTGGCGGCCGTTGTATCTTTCTCTGTCTCATTCTACGAAGGAGAAAGCTGTATAGAACCTGTGTTGATAATTCTCATAGTTGTTTTGAACGCGATAATAGGGGTGATTCAGGAAAGCAAGGCTGAGAAAGCGCTGGAAGCTCTAAAACGCCTCTCAGTAACGCGCGCCAGAGTTTTGCGAAACGGCGAAGAAAGCATTATAGAGTCCGCCGGCCTCGTTCCGGGAGATATAGTAATCGTAGAGGCCGGAGATTTAGTACCGGCCGATTGTCGGATCATATCTTGCGCGAGCTTGAAAGTAGAGGAATCGGCACTCACCGGTGAATCCGTCCCGTCGGAAAAAAACGCAGAGACGCCCGTATCTGAAGATGCTCCCCTCGGAGATCGTCATAACATGATCTTCTCCGGTTGTGGCATCTCTTACGGTCGTGCGAAGGCTGTGGTAACGGCCACAGGCATGGACACGGAGATGGGAAAGATCGCCGGTCTTCTGGCCGGTGAAGAAGAGCGTTCTACTCCACTTCAGAGAAAGCTGGCGACTCTCGGCAAGTACCTGGGAATAGCCGCGCTTCTGGTCTGCGCGGTAATTTTATTATCGGGCTGATCGATAAAATTCCATTGATGGAAATCTTTATGATTTCCGTATCGCTAGCGGTTTCGGCCATTCCCGAGGGCCTCCCTGCTATTGTAACAATAGTGCTTGCCATAGGTGTGCAGAGAATGGTGAAGCGCAACGCAATCATCCGCAAATTGCCGGCCGTAGAGACTCTTGGAAGCGCATCGGTGATCTGCTCCGATAAGACCGGTACGCTCACACAGAATCGAATGACTCTCGTTAAAGCCTTTGATGGATCGACGTCGATACTGGAAGACATCGGAAGCGACAACTCTCCTTCTATAAAGAAGCTTTTGTGTTACGCCACACTCTGCTGCGATGGCAAAATTATGTTCGAGGATGGGGTTGAAAAACATATAGGCGATCCCACCGAAACGGCCATAATACTTGCAGCACACAAGAATGGAATGATGAAGGAAGAACTGGACGCAAGTTATCCGAGGTTGGCAGAAATCCCGTTCGATTCCGAGCGAAAAATGATGACCACGGTGAATCTCATAGACGGAAAAAAGATCGTGATAGTCAAGGGTGCCTTCGATGTTCTCTCAAGTTACTGCATAGAAGATAACATGAGGCAGGCACGTGAATATGTAGATCGGATGGGCCGCGATGCCCTAAGGGTTCTTGCAGTGACCTTCAAAGAGATCGATACTTTACCGGCCGAACCGGCTCCCGAAATTTTTGAGAGCAATTTGACCTTCATGGGACTGGTGGGTATGATCGACCCCGCTAGACCCGAAGCGAAAGAAGCCGTCGCGCTTTGCAGAAAGGCCAGTATAAAACCGATTATGATTACCGGTGACTACTCGCTCACGGCATCTGCCATAGCTAGGGAACTGGGAATTCTCAGCGAAGGCGAAGAGACAGTAACCGGAAGGGAGCTGTCAGCGATGAGTGAAAGTGACCTGAAAGAGAGAATCGGGAAGATCTCGGTGTATTCCAGAGTTTCACCTTACGATAAAATTCGTATAGTTCGAGCCTGGCAAGAGCGAGGAGAGATTGTCGCAATGACCGGCGACGGAGTGAACGACGCTCCGGCTCTGAAGGCCGCCGATATAGGTTGCGCCATGGGGATCACCGGTACAGATGTGGCCAAGGGGGCGGCCGATATGATCCTGACGGACGATAACTTTGCAACAATAGTCGAAGCGGTGAAAGAAGGGCGGGGTATTTACGACAATATCAGAAAAGTGGTCGGCTTTCTTCTTGGAACGAATATCGGGGAGATACTCACCGTCTTCTTCGCCATGTTGTTGTGGAGAGAAGCGCCTCTACAATCTATGCAACTTCTCTGGATCAACCTGGTAACCGACAGTCTTCCGGCCATAGCACTGGGTATGGAACCCGTGGAGAGCGACGTGATGAATCGAAAACCCAGACGAAAAGGAGAAAGCATATTCGCGAACGGGCTGGGCTTACAGGTCTTACTCCAGGGATTATTGTTTTCAACCCTTACTCTTGCCGGATTCATGATTGGGCGGACTACTGGCAATTTAGTGACTGGACGTACCATGGCTTTCCTTGTGCTTTCGCTGACCCAGGTGATACATTCATTCAACATGCGCTCCAGTCGTTCCCTGTTCAAAATCGGGCCGTTCACCAATAGAACCCTCAACCTGGCCGCGGTTGCATCGTTCGTGATGATAGCGCTTGTTTCACTTGTGCCGCCCCTTGCGACCGTTTTCGATATGACGACTCTTAGCAACGGTCAGTATCTAATCGCCGTTTTACTGGCTTTTGTCCCGCTGCCAGTCCTTGAACTGGCAAAGATTATCGGTCTGGTAAGACACAGAAAGTGAACCCGAAAGTGATGTTACCGGTTGCTGAATATTTTGCACCTGATCCGGCTTTTTACATAGCAGAGGCGAGAAATCGCCTCCTTTCTCTTTTGCACAGGAATTTTACGGTATTCCTCCCCATCGCGGCACATCCGTAGAGATTCGTCCCACCGACTGAGTGGCCGATCACATAGAAGTTCTTCAAGCTCTCGAGGGTCAAGGGCCTGTTTAAAAAACCCCTGAGTGCGTCTTTGAGGCGGAAATCTTCTTTCCGGCCAAAGCCCTGACCGTTGGAGGTATATCTTTTAGTGGTCGTCGGAGTGGCCACGTCGATGATCTCCACCGTGTCGCCAAGACCGGGAAAGATTTTTTCGAGAACCTGTATAGTGTTTCCAGCTATCTTTCTCTTTTCGTCTTCGTAGGCCTGCCTGTCTTTGTAGAGCCCTTCCCAGTAAGAGTAACTGGTGTCGTACATGACCTTCAAGACTGTTTTCCCTTTCGGAGCCATTGAAGGATCATAGCCATAATTAAGGATGCTGAGCATTTCACGTTTCTCCCCGGCTATTTCAGGAGGCCTGTCCGGAAAGAACGCTATCGAGTTCGGCATCTGAGAAAGGTCCATGCCCACCCCCAATGACACATGAATCGCCATCATCATTCTATCTATCGGTTTGGAGTACATCAAACGCAACCGGTCGGTCAGATATCTGTCGTCCAGGAGCTTCATGAAAGTGTCGTAGCCGTAGATGTCTGAGATAACGTAATC
This portion of the Mesotoga infera genome encodes:
- a CDS encoding InlB B-repeat-containing protein: MKKRTLTLAFFVSVVFGLFLLSGCLKLRGEVEIDARFTPVTEWPLLSQNEFKAELSVSKTGAAVSLEIIADGFVSQGDFKLEKGQAVIEDLVVESGIKELTIIARDSKGKELARKMFSISAKEDEFVAGSVDSRTGIYITASSFPVDEGFFLVYPYAEWFGPADIGGERLFVFYSADYLEGLSPMDRYKISRVILRAEDPTNVEEAAFLLRVEDIWKYFEFPEAAKKMDYEVAIGGGLISPTAVDVQSRRRFDIKDRVYLYAVIFHAVPEDCGNPEINAGSVIYHGSFCAEGVADNLVADAFPGVDCVFLAWYDDPGLEEAHNLGEADPLLYHLTAGEVPQFPHKFDIYANYGLAYFEIAVDIDPTDSGTITVDNHEVTIPYAGDHRYAEEVRLEAFPANCYDFVGWYENGTEVSISNPYAFVVYQSRTLTARFTTSQHTVKIDPDPQDAGKIKVDGAAAVETYEATHLCGSLLEAEAVPGECHYFRNWTENGQELSTERTYEILVSGDRTIKTNFLSWNDLFDSLDTVIVYHGLGMASYNIVLSGNASELPPEVEKLEIWSDTGVMFVGGYGGEEGPFSSGNPYALTGAELASADWPHEITLTYGEGETLNDYPEKLYIRVNEALSCVVELDVPQPAWEGWDSSHHLFTQSNPDTGGTVEGAGTYEAGQKVYLTALPAENFEFVNWTATAGTLESPDEAETNYTMPSEDATVTANFARTGYRVLFKEKNNLAGVSIQLYKNSGEPSYDYVPMGDPLVTDINGEASINLESGYYYFEASKQGYEVWAVYFDVIDKNLEQDIVMEAKKYAVNFKTTAKVLTGLFEIKIYSKANMEEGDLVATLNHDNAETGTANLLSGRYWFRLKHRSAYTGRNVDFSFSGTFEVKDDTNLEYYLENDLALPDDIYKYRINFMYDYFGTAVTISSEGRFKVEDGLEINMQMKTDIYDSPGTYFFRNKGQTKVFIETWGGGGGGAYARSVVTITDPSYNIVVGGGGNGGIGNNNGNDGQPSIFGENLVVAAGGKGGSYIPKGNEGSYPGAGGSIDDSVGDIKYSGGNGDNGGGGGAGSTASGGDSNGNAKGAGGYESGGDGGWVPVYNGSNSGQITGGGGSGANRTSNGGT
- a CDS encoding TetR/AcrR family transcriptional regulator; this translates as MKDATTIAMDFVHTGIVQMIRDGKLDIETDRLRFIDGGAVRDFFRKVMNYYERSLDFVLEKRAVIRILMLESLKDSKHHNDLFRFMELTGDGEDNPVFKTIYEADRDFTYSGDMSVFKFFFSIIPLINFAAHYEEYKAISSMSDSELKESFLRSFKIIFASLISGSEILLRNDKTRDI
- a CDS encoding InlB B-repeat-containing protein → MRKILIAILLLYVLFLLTSCLIKPVVLSLSIIPQSSGTFSGTGVYLKGEYVTITADATECFMFIGWYDRENDS